A genomic window from Halogeometricum borinquense DSM 11551 includes:
- a CDS encoding DUF7344 domain-containing protein, with product MNDKIAILADPGRRTVLSCLDDHRGAVDIETLATDVVAAREGTSREAVTEADRDAALVRLHHVDLPKLDEAGFVEFDHEDGMVRRCRSEIATISPVVSD from the coding sequence ATGAACGACAAAATCGCAATCCTCGCTGATCCCGGCCGGCGCACAGTGCTCTCCTGCCTTGACGACCACCGTGGAGCAGTTGACATCGAAACGTTAGCGACGGACGTCGTCGCCGCACGGGAAGGCACATCTCGTGAAGCAGTAACCGAGGCCGACCGTGATGCCGCCCTCGTTCGTCTCCATCACGTCGATCTTCCAAAACTCGATGAAGCGGGGTTTGTCGAATTCGATCACGAGGACGGGATGGTTCGTCGGTGCCGCAGCGAAATAGCGACCATCTCGCCCGTTGTGTCGGACTGA
- a CDS encoding redox-regulated ATPase YchF, whose protein sequence is MLSIALAGKPNAGKSTFYKAATMADVDVGNYPFTTIDPNRGVSYARTRCPCLDRDERCGNCEDGVRYVGVELLDVAGLVPGAHEGRGLGNQFLDALTNADVILAVVDASGGTNEEGEPVEVGTYDPVEEADFVEAELEQWLAGIIDRNWESVVRKSRSPDFDIDDALTEMLTGFGATEYDVAASLRSLDYPEDPQQWTDEHQEALASDVRARTKPIVLVANKADVAPPENLERLREVDKPVVAATADGELALRRAADAGIIDYLPGDDDFDIVGDVSDAQQSGLEKIREVVETNGGTGVQEAINTAVYDVLDMVTAYPVQNETRWTDGTGEMLPDAFLLERGSTPKDLAYAVHSDIGEGYLHAVNARSDRRIAEDYELDEGDVIKIVSTAN, encoded by the coding sequence ATGCTCTCTATCGCTCTCGCGGGCAAACCCAATGCGGGCAAGTCCACCTTCTACAAGGCGGCGACGATGGCCGACGTGGACGTGGGAAACTACCCCTTCACGACCATCGACCCGAATCGAGGCGTGAGTTACGCTCGCACGCGATGCCCCTGTCTCGACAGAGACGAACGCTGTGGCAACTGCGAGGACGGCGTCCGCTACGTCGGCGTCGAACTCCTCGACGTGGCTGGACTCGTCCCCGGCGCGCACGAAGGCCGCGGACTCGGGAATCAGTTCTTAGACGCGCTCACGAACGCGGACGTTATCCTCGCCGTCGTGGACGCCTCCGGCGGCACCAACGAAGAGGGAGAACCCGTCGAGGTTGGCACGTACGACCCCGTTGAAGAGGCTGATTTCGTGGAAGCGGAGTTAGAACAGTGGTTAGCGGGCATCATCGACCGCAACTGGGAGTCGGTCGTCCGCAAGTCCCGGTCGCCGGATTTCGACATCGACGACGCCCTCACGGAGATGTTGACTGGATTCGGTGCGACGGAGTACGACGTGGCCGCTTCGCTCCGGTCGCTCGACTACCCGGAAGACCCACAGCAGTGGACCGACGAGCATCAGGAAGCACTCGCTAGCGACGTGCGCGCGCGGACGAAACCCATCGTCCTCGTCGCCAACAAAGCCGACGTCGCCCCACCGGAGAACCTCGAACGCCTGCGCGAGGTGGACAAGCCCGTCGTCGCCGCCACCGCCGACGGCGAACTCGCCCTTCGACGGGCCGCCGACGCGGGCATCATCGACTACCTGCCGGGCGACGACGACTTCGATATCGTCGGCGATGTCTCCGATGCACAGCAGTCGGGACTCGAGAAGATCCGAGAGGTTGTCGAGACGAACGGCGGAACGGGCGTCCAAGAAGCCATCAACACGGCCGTTTACGACGTACTCGATATGGTGACCGCCTACCCAGTCCAGAACGAGACGAGATGGACGGACGGCACCGGCGAAATGCTTCCTGACGCGTTCCTCCTCGAACGTGGATCAACCCCGAAAGACCTCGCGTACGCCGTTCACTCGGACATCGGCGAGGGCTACCTCCACGCCGTGAACGCACGATCCGACCGGCGTATCGCTGAGGACTACGAGTTAGACGAAGGCGACGTGATAAAAATCGTCAGTACCGCGAACTAA
- a CDS encoding dolichyl-phosphate hexose transferase, whose amino-acid sequence MGTYNEEQAIGAVLADIDRITDGRAEVVCVDGSDDRTPEIARQMGATVIEQEPQGYGVAVREAVLTPDRPVVVTTDCDDTYPMEMLPTFLDRINDGYDVVSGDRLSPGATAMPTLNRYGNAAFALLASLLMGRRVHDTTTGMRAYRRELLHDIDWTENTGLSAELLIRPLMRDYRVTEVPIPYRERAGETKLDPFRGGAEIASSIVTVCLEERLR is encoded by the coding sequence ATGGGGACGTACAACGAGGAACAGGCCATCGGGGCGGTGTTGGCCGACATCGACCGCATCACCGACGGCCGGGCAGAAGTCGTCTGCGTCGATGGGTCCGACGACCGAACGCCGGAAATCGCGCGGCAGATGGGCGCAACAGTCATCGAACAGGAACCACAAGGATACGGCGTTGCCGTCCGTGAAGCCGTGTTGACGCCCGACCGTCCGGTAGTCGTCACCACCGACTGCGACGACACCTACCCGATGGAGATGCTCCCGACGTTTCTCGACCGAATCAACGACGGGTACGACGTTGTTTCCGGCGACCGACTCTCGCCCGGCGCGACGGCGATGCCGACACTGAACCGCTACGGAAACGCCGCATTCGCGCTTCTCGCCTCGCTCTTGATGGGCCGTCGCGTCCACGATACCACGACGGGGATGCGGGCGTACCGCCGCGAACTCCTGCACGACATCGACTGGACAGAGAACACCGGTCTCTCGGCGGAACTTCTCATCCGGCCCCTGATGCGAGACTATCGCGTCACTGAAGTCCCGATTCCGTACCGTGAACGCGCGGGCGAGACGAAACTCGACCCGTTCCGCGGTGGCGCGGAAATCGCGTCGTCCATCGTGACGGTTTGTCTCGAAGAACGCCTCCGGTAG
- a CDS encoding DUF3179 domain-containing protein, with protein sequence MNRRTFLVTAGVGVTLSLSGCLDGSGGAGAPTDGFEETNGDGGMSPVGSGNVSLPVPKDDLNRGASKDAIPAIVSPKFGSDWSDVDATLDDGELVIGVELDGEARAYPLAVLNWHEIVNDQFDRPVLVTYCPLCGSAVVAERTVAGDTRTFGVSGYLWQSDLVMYDRESESLWSQVLATAIRGSLTGSQLDLLPSTTTSWGEWRESHPDTSVLLPPPVSDTVTGRQTRDYDRNPYLGYETSSRVGIGFNDDVDDRLHPKARVIGVAHGDKAVAYPLSTLSETPVVNDEVGGLPVVAAATVDGTLVAYDRRVDGSAITFDRESGTDVLTGDGSRWDLHTGRALDGPHEGAALARANDRSLMFWFAWADFFPETTIYSTE encoded by the coding sequence ATGAATCGCCGTACGTTTCTCGTCACTGCTGGAGTCGGAGTAACCCTCAGTCTCTCGGGCTGTCTCGACGGTTCTGGGGGGGCCGGCGCGCCGACAGACGGGTTCGAGGAGACGAACGGTGACGGCGGGATGAGCCCTGTTGGGAGCGGTAACGTGTCGCTCCCGGTACCAAAAGACGACCTGAACCGCGGCGCGTCGAAAGACGCTATCCCCGCTATCGTCTCCCCGAAGTTCGGCTCCGACTGGTCAGACGTAGACGCGACGTTAGACGACGGCGAACTCGTCATCGGCGTCGAACTCGACGGCGAGGCGCGGGCGTACCCGCTGGCAGTACTCAACTGGCACGAAATCGTGAACGACCAGTTCGACCGTCCGGTTCTCGTTACCTACTGCCCGCTGTGTGGAAGCGCCGTCGTCGCCGAACGAACCGTCGCGGGCGACACCCGAACGTTCGGCGTCTCGGGCTACCTGTGGCAGTCGGATCTCGTCATGTACGACCGCGAGTCCGAATCGTTGTGGAGTCAGGTGCTGGCGACGGCTATCCGGGGATCACTCACCGGGTCGCAACTGGACCTCCTCCCATCGACGACCACTTCGTGGGGTGAGTGGCGCGAATCGCACCCAGATACGTCGGTTCTGCTCCCACCGCCCGTCTCAGATACCGTCACCGGCCGACAAACGCGGGACTACGACCGGAACCCGTACCTCGGCTACGAGACGTCGAGTCGTGTCGGAATCGGCTTCAACGACGATGTTGACGACCGTTTGCACCCCAAAGCGCGGGTTATCGGCGTCGCTCACGGCGACAAAGCGGTCGCGTACCCGCTTTCAACGCTCTCGGAGACCCCCGTCGTCAACGACGAAGTGGGTGGGCTTCCCGTCGTTGCCGCCGCGACCGTTGACGGAACGTTGGTCGCCTACGACCGTCGGGTAGACGGGTCGGCGATCACGTTCGACCGGGAGTCGGGAACGGACGTTCTCACGGGTGACGGGTCGCGCTGGGACCTGCACACCGGGCGCGCTCTGGATGGCCCGCACGAAGGGGCCGCGCTCGCGCGCGCGAACGATAGATCTCTGATGTTCTGGTTCGCGTGGGCGGACTTCTTCCCCGAGACGACTATTTACAGCACCGAGTGA
- a CDS encoding DUF5800 family protein: MTVLSFDEKGVDVEYQGTEFRLEKALIEDATEKSYPDVTDHEVLKIVEEDPSLSGEPRRIKDILNT, translated from the coding sequence ATGACGGTTTTGTCGTTCGACGAGAAAGGTGTCGATGTCGAGTACCAAGGGACCGAATTCCGCTTGGAAAAGGCGCTCATCGAGGACGCGACGGAGAAATCCTATCCCGACGTGACGGACCACGAAGTGCTGAAGATAGTCGAGGAGGACCCCTCGCTCAGCGGTGAGCCGCGCCGTATCAAAGACATCCTGAACACCTAA
- a CDS encoding DEAD/DEAH box helicase: MLTLTFEDGTVRVGGLAESDVSAADLPGVAWDDRGLVARAPAYRYADLRASLDERGLDYEDRIRPETNLNLSHAYDLRDYQRGALDAWHANDERGVLELPTGAGKTVVAVAAIAALGGSTLIVVPTVDLLNQWRRELETEFDISVGQFGGGEQTQEAITVSTYDSAYLRADDVGGDFEFVVFDEVHHLGGEGYRDVARLLTAPARLGLTATFERPDGAHEVIADLVGPKVYDLSVDDLAGDHLAEYEVRRIEVDLTPAERERYEEAQGTFVDYLKTSNLSFRSGSDYQKLVMRSGTDPRAREALLAKQRARRIMMNADQKVETLGRILDRHCDDRVIVFTAHTDLVYRLSERYLLPAITSETAASDRRELLERFRDGTYSRVVTANVLDEGVDVPDANVAVLLAGSGSEREFTQRLGRVLRPKTDGGAAILYELVSAETAEERVAQRRR, translated from the coding sequence GTGCTGACGCTGACGTTCGAGGACGGGACGGTGCGCGTCGGCGGCCTTGCGGAGTCCGACGTGTCGGCCGCGGACCTCCCCGGCGTGGCGTGGGATGACCGTGGTCTCGTCGCCCGTGCCCCCGCCTATCGCTACGCTGACCTGCGCGCGTCACTGGACGAGCGCGGACTCGACTACGAAGACCGTATTCGTCCGGAGACGAATCTGAATCTCTCGCACGCCTACGACTTGCGGGACTACCAACGCGGCGCACTCGACGCGTGGCACGCGAACGATGAGCGGGGCGTCCTCGAACTCCCGACCGGGGCCGGAAAGACCGTCGTCGCCGTCGCCGCTATCGCGGCACTCGGGGGGTCCACGCTCATCGTCGTCCCGACGGTGGACCTCCTCAACCAGTGGCGACGCGAACTGGAGACGGAGTTCGACATCTCCGTCGGGCAGTTCGGCGGCGGCGAGCAGACACAAGAGGCTATTACCGTCTCGACTTACGACTCGGCGTACCTCCGTGCCGACGACGTGGGCGGTGACTTCGAGTTCGTCGTCTTCGACGAGGTACACCACCTCGGCGGCGAGGGCTACCGGGACGTAGCCCGTCTTCTCACAGCGCCCGCCCGCCTCGGACTCACCGCGACGTTCGAACGACCGGACGGCGCACACGAAGTTATCGCGGATCTCGTGGGGCCGAAAGTGTACGACCTGTCGGTGGACGACCTCGCCGGAGACCACCTCGCAGAGTACGAAGTCCGCCGGATCGAGGTGGATTTGACGCCGGCGGAACGCGAACGCTACGAGGAGGCGCAGGGAACGTTTGTGGACTATCTCAAGACCTCAAATCTCTCCTTTCGGTCGGGATCGGACTATCAGAAACTCGTGATGCGGTCGGGAACCGACCCCCGAGCGCGCGAGGCCCTCCTCGCAAAGCAACGCGCTCGGCGCATCATGATGAACGCCGACCAGAAGGTGGAGACGTTGGGCCGAATTCTCGACAGACACTGCGACGACCGAGTAATCGTCTTCACCGCACATACCGACCTCGTCTACCGACTCTCGGAGCGCTACTTGCTCCCGGCGATAACGAGCGAAACCGCTGCATCCGATCGACGCGAACTACTCGAACGCTTCCGCGACGGAACGTATTCGCGGGTGGTCACGGCGAACGTCTTGGACGAGGGCGTGGACGTGCCAGACGCGAACGTCGCCGTCCTGCTCGCCGGCAGCGGATCCGAACGCGAGTTCACGCAACGTCTTGGACGTGTTCTCCGCCCGAAGACCGATGGCGGGGCAGCGATCCTGTACGAACTCGTCAGCGCCGAGACGGCCGAGGAACGGGTCGCACAGCGCCGTCGGTAA
- a CDS encoding pyridoxal phosphate-dependent aminotransferase — MSEFSDRIEKVSISGIREVFEAAGEDAINLGIGQPDFAAPEHARRAAIEAIKDGRADAYTENKGIRSLREAIAAKHERDQGIERHPDDIIATAGGSEALHIAMEAHVGSGDEVIIPDPGFVSYDALTKLADGTPVPVPLRDDLTLDPAAVEEAITDDTAAFIVNSPGNPTGAVSPPEDIREFARIADEHDVLCISDEVYEYTVFDGEFRSPAEFAETDNVVVVNSASKLYSMTGWRLGWVHGSSRRIERMVRAHQYVQACASAPAQFAAEAALTGPQGIVDEMTDSFQRRRDIVVDGLEDIGLTVPTPKGAFYAMPEVPDGFVDECLERGVIVVPGEAFGANGDGYARLSYATDEASLHEALDIMAEAYDAVV; from the coding sequence ATGTCGGAGTTCTCAGACCGAATCGAGAAGGTGTCGATAAGCGGTATCCGCGAGGTGTTCGAGGCTGCCGGAGAAGACGCAATAAACCTTGGAATCGGCCAACCGGACTTCGCCGCGCCCGAGCACGCCCGCCGGGCCGCAATCGAGGCCATCAAGGACGGCCGCGCCGACGCGTACACGGAGAACAAGGGGATACGGTCACTACGGGAGGCTATCGCCGCGAAACACGAACGCGACCAAGGGATCGAACGCCACCCCGACGACATCATCGCCACCGCGGGCGGGTCGGAAGCACTCCATATCGCCATGGAAGCGCACGTCGGGTCCGGCGACGAAGTAATCATCCCCGATCCCGGCTTTGTCTCCTACGACGCCCTCACGAAACTCGCCGACGGAACGCCCGTTCCGGTCCCTCTCCGCGATGACCTGACTCTCGATCCCGCAGCCGTCGAAGAAGCCATCACCGACGACACCGCGGCGTTCATCGTCAACAGCCCGGGGAATCCCACGGGTGCGGTGTCGCCGCCGGAGGATATCCGTGAGTTCGCCCGCATCGCCGACGAACACGACGTACTCTGTATCTCCGATGAAGTGTACGAATACACCGTGTTCGACGGTGAGTTCCGGTCCCCCGCCGAGTTCGCCGAGACGGACAACGTCGTCGTCGTCAACTCCGCATCGAAACTGTATTCGATGACCGGATGGCGTCTCGGATGGGTTCACGGCTCTTCGCGCCGTATCGAACGGATGGTTCGGGCGCACCAGTACGTCCAAGCCTGTGCATCCGCGCCCGCGCAGTTCGCCGCCGAGGCGGCACTGACTGGGCCGCAGGGCATCGTCGATGAGATGACCGACTCCTTCCAGCGTCGCCGCGATATCGTCGTCGATGGCTTGGAGGATATCGGCCTGACCGTGCCGACGCCCAAAGGAGCGTTCTACGCGATGCCCGAGGTTCCCGACGGATTCGTAGACGAGTGTCTCGAACGCGGTGTCATCGTCGTTCCCGGCGAGGCGTTCGGCGCGAACGGCGATGGATATGCGCGACTCTCGTACGCAACGGACGAAGCATCACTGCACGAAGCGTTAGACATCATGGCCGAAGCGTACGACGCCGTCGTCTGA
- a CDS encoding SOS response-associated peptidase, with translation MCGRYSLFTPQEELAERFDATFETPPEPRYNCAPGQRLPVVTDDDPEAFRFLKWGLVPQWADDQSVGNTLINARAETVREKPSFRDAFERRRCLVPADGFYEWVSADNGKQPYRVAFEDDRPFAMAGLWERWKPPQTQTGLGDFAGDGDATDAEPEILETFTVVTAEPNELVSDLHDRMSVILAPDEEETWLHGDAADAESLLDTHPDTEMRAYPVSTRVNSPVNDDADIIEPVEV, from the coding sequence ATGTGTGGCCGGTACAGTTTGTTCACCCCGCAGGAGGAACTGGCAGAACGGTTCGACGCGACATTCGAGACGCCTCCCGAACCGCGATACAACTGTGCGCCCGGACAGCGGCTTCCAGTCGTGACGGACGACGACCCCGAGGCGTTTCGATTCCTGAAGTGGGGTCTCGTCCCGCAGTGGGCGGACGACCAGTCGGTCGGGAACACCCTCATCAACGCACGGGCGGAGACAGTCCGTGAGAAACCGAGTTTCCGTGACGCGTTCGAGCGCCGACGATGCCTCGTCCCCGCAGACGGGTTCTACGAGTGGGTATCGGCCGACAACGGAAAACAACCGTACCGCGTCGCTTTCGAGGACGACCGGCCGTTTGCGATGGCGGGCCTGTGGGAACGCTGGAAACCACCGCAAACCCAGACCGGACTCGGCGACTTTGCGGGCGACGGAGATGCGACCGACGCCGAACCGGAGATACTGGAGACGTTCACCGTCGTCACAGCGGAACCGAACGAACTCGTTTCGGACCTCCACGACCGGATGTCCGTGATCCTCGCTCCCGACGAAGAAGAAACGTGGCTGCACGGCGACGCTGCTGATGCCGAATCGCTCCTCGATACCCATCCCGACACGGAGATGCGCGCGTACCCCGTCTCTACGCGAGTTAACAGTCCTGTGAACGACGACGCCGACATTATCGAACCCGTCGAAGTCTGA
- a CDS encoding transcriptional initiation protein Tat, whose product METRRTVLRALPASVLALLGGCLGSPPHGTGPRRPPDAPAGQSRQTPEKPDLYVKTFDFDETENGNLRVFGDVGNRGDVERVATVQVRVTRNGKEYTQETTVTVASGTTASFSVTFGISQETFLNGGSLNVDLV is encoded by the coding sequence ATGGAGACTCGCCGTACCGTCCTCCGTGCCCTCCCGGCGAGCGTTCTCGCCCTCTTGGGTGGCTGTCTCGGATCGCCTCCACACGGAACGGGACCGCGTCGGCCACCGGACGCTCCGGCGGGACAGTCCCGGCAGACGCCCGAGAAGCCCGATCTGTACGTGAAGACGTTCGACTTCGATGAAACTGAAAACGGGAATCTTCGCGTGTTCGGCGACGTTGGCAACCGCGGCGACGTTGAACGAGTCGCCACCGTCCAGGTCCGAGTGACGAGAAACGGCAAGGAGTACACCCAAGAGACGACAGTCACTGTCGCTTCGGGGACGACGGCGTCGTTCTCGGTGACGTTCGGAATCTCTCAGGAAACGTTCCTGAACGGCGGCAGCCTTAACGTCGATCTCGTCTAA
- a CDS encoding DUF4349 domain-containing protein produces MKHRRTLLLVVVVALAALAGCSGGADDDSGRAELHRSDDGAATAAPTVETTSSGASGGANSDSAASSKTANVQNRALIKTGTVRVEVDDFQASKSNLTAAVQGYGGFVSDTSQERHSVDNETYLTGQVVLRVPAADFDALVEDAKAEGEVEVVKTNTEDVTDRLVDLEARLENLRAQRDQLRKLYDEANTTEDVLAVQRELSDVQGEIERLEAQKQSLQDRVAFSTLTVRLEEPRPTPDRVAPDRWYDTPVLSAFFQSVDGVATVARALVVGLAYALPYFLVFVFPFVLLGGLAWRFRHRLLPHS; encoded by the coding sequence ATGAAGCACAGACGAACGCTCCTTCTTGTCGTCGTCGTTGCTCTCGCCGCCCTCGCCGGATGTAGTGGCGGGGCAGACGATGACAGTGGCAGGGCCGAACTGCATCGCTCCGACGACGGGGCCGCGACGGCAGCGCCCACGGTTGAAACCACGTCATCGGGCGCATCGGGCGGAGCCAACAGCGACAGTGCGGCATCGTCGAAGACAGCCAACGTACAGAACCGCGCACTCATCAAAACCGGAACCGTCCGCGTTGAAGTTGACGACTTTCAAGCCTCGAAATCGAATCTCACTGCGGCCGTCCAAGGCTACGGCGGATTCGTCTCCGACACGTCGCAGGAACGCCACAGCGTCGATAACGAGACGTACCTCACGGGCCAAGTCGTCCTCCGCGTTCCTGCCGCAGACTTCGACGCCCTCGTCGAGGATGCGAAAGCTGAGGGCGAAGTGGAGGTCGTCAAGACGAACACCGAAGACGTGACCGACCGACTGGTTGACCTCGAAGCGCGACTGGAGAATCTCCGCGCACAACGTGATCAACTCCGCAAACTGTACGACGAAGCGAACACGACGGAGGACGTGCTCGCGGTCCAGCGTGAACTCTCCGACGTACAGGGCGAAATCGAGCGTTTAGAGGCACAGAAACAGTCCCTTCAGGACCGCGTCGCATTCTCGACGCTGACCGTCCGTCTGGAAGAACCCCGCCCGACGCCAGACCGCGTCGCGCCCGACCGCTGGTACGATACCCCGGTACTCTCGGCGTTCTTCCAATCGGTTGACGGCGTCGCCACCGTTGCTCGCGCCCTCGTCGTCGGCCTCGCGTACGCCCTTCCGTATTTCCTCGTGTTCGTCTTCCCGTTCGTCCTCCTCGGCGGTCTCGCGTGGCGGTTCAGACACCGGTTGCTCCCGCACTCGTAG
- a CDS encoding ribonuclease H-like domain-containing protein — MRIENSFIPVHGVGERTERSLWEEGVLTWEAFDPSVAPVGEKTGQRIETFVADALERLDDGDARYFGDAFPSGERWRLYENFREDTCFFDIETTGLDSAQNDVTTVSFHRDGETTTLVRGHDLTAEALREQFTDAALVASFNGKRFDVPFLEDNFDISIDTPHIDLMYPCRRLDLTGGLKSIEKAVGIDRDRPDLSGRDAVRLWHQYERDGDEDALDTLVSYNRDDTANLSNLMDVVVESLHADSIGPFLE, encoded by the coding sequence ATGCGCATCGAGAACAGTTTCATCCCCGTCCACGGCGTGGGCGAACGGACCGAACGGTCGCTCTGGGAGGAGGGCGTCCTCACGTGGGAGGCGTTCGATCCGTCCGTGGCCCCCGTGGGTGAGAAGACGGGCCAGCGAATCGAGACGTTCGTCGCCGACGCACTCGAACGATTAGACGACGGCGACGCTCGCTACTTCGGCGACGCCTTCCCGTCGGGCGAACGCTGGCGACTGTACGAGAACTTCCGCGAAGACACCTGCTTTTTCGACATCGAGACGACCGGGTTGGATTCGGCACAGAACGACGTGACCACTGTTTCCTTCCACCGCGACGGCGAGACGACGACGCTCGTCCGCGGACACGATCTGACCGCCGAGGCGCTCCGCGAACAGTTCACTGACGCCGCTCTTGTCGCGTCGTTCAACGGCAAACGCTTCGACGTGCCGTTCTTGGAGGACAACTTCGACATCTCAATCGATACCCCGCACATCGACCTGATGTACCCGTGCCGCCGCCTCGACCTGACGGGGGGACTCAAGAGCATCGAGAAGGCGGTCGGTATCGACCGGGACAGACCTGACCTCTCGGGCCGCGACGCGGTTCGCCTCTGGCACCAGTACGAACGCGATGGCGACGAAGACGCCCTCGACACGCTGGTTTCGTACAACCGTGACGACACCGCGAACCTGTCGAATCTGATGGATGTCGTGGTCGAATCACTTCACGCCGACTCCATCGGACCGTTTCTTGAGTAA
- a CDS encoding polymer-forming cytoskeletal protein, with product MSLGSDPLDALEIPDGTTVEEHDLVTDGDVIVGGQSTVEFGVRGRNVFAGERVQFGGDIEAEGDCRLDVWCDVAGNVLVGQDAYLGERVHVGGRLMVSGDLDIGDDVDIEEGFEASGWIVIRNPVPTLVFYFVVLSQLLRLGENEAADELAESLSGESEVDPLVVPRGSTVSDDAWQTSAPAHIGDDCRLHGNVRAESITVGSDNNVFGSLRARGDITVGSGTRIHGDVTTRNGTVAIEGDARILGDVSCAELELNENAAVDGTMRAKGDMRIVRSDASRDIE from the coding sequence GTGTCACTCGGTTCGGATCCGCTCGATGCGCTCGAAATCCCCGACGGAACCACCGTCGAAGAGCACGACCTCGTAACTGACGGGGACGTTATCGTCGGGGGGCAGAGTACTGTCGAGTTCGGCGTCCGCGGCCGAAACGTCTTCGCGGGCGAACGTGTCCAGTTCGGCGGCGACATCGAAGCAGAGGGTGACTGCCGACTCGACGTTTGGTGCGACGTGGCCGGGAACGTCCTCGTCGGCCAAGACGCGTATCTCGGTGAACGCGTCCACGTCGGCGGCCGTCTCATGGTCTCCGGCGATTTGGATATCGGTGACGACGTAGATATCGAGGAGGGCTTCGAGGCAAGCGGGTGGATTGTCATCCGCAACCCGGTTCCAACGCTTGTCTTTTACTTCGTCGTCCTCTCACAACTGCTTCGACTCGGTGAGAACGAGGCGGCCGACGAACTCGCCGAATCGCTCTCCGGCGAAAGCGAAGTTGACCCCCTCGTCGTCCCGCGCGGTTCGACCGTCTCCGATGACGCGTGGCAGACTTCCGCGCCCGCTCATATCGGAGACGACTGCCGTCTGCACGGTAACGTACGCGCGGAGTCCATCACCGTCGGTTCTGATAACAACGTCTTCGGCAGTCTCCGCGCACGGGGCGACATCACCGTCGGGTCGGGCACGCGCATTCACGGCGACGTGACGACGAGAAACGGAACCGTCGCTATCGAAGGCGACGCCCGTATCCTCGGAGACGTTTCGTGTGCGGAACTCGAACTCAACGAGAACGCCGCCGTAGACGGGACGATGCGGGCGAAAGGAGATATGCGAATCGTCCGTTCCGACGCCTCCCGCGACATCGAGTAG